The following are encoded together in the Streptomyces flavofungini genome:
- a CDS encoding ABC transporter ATP-binding protein has protein sequence MLGTAPDTARNTDPPDEREPEERAESGRPAILRPDAWRDMLRYLRPQRRRILLGGGLSLLGGFSGLIQPVIAKSVVENLESSAPVMGALIALTALVLVSAVVGAIGTFILMRVSESVVLSTRREVIRRVLWLRISETDKIPPGDLMSRATADTTLMRSAVTTAIVETVNGSVMLVAILVLMGLMDWVLLLTTLAVVLLGGILVATGLPQLESAARRAQEGVAELSTALERALGTFRTIKASGAENSEAEIAERGARRAWRHSLKVARLDSLVGAFITVTIQVAFLAVLGVGGARVASGAMSLGSLIAFLLYLFYLVPPLGALVTAMIRFNVVAAAMSRVSELLRLRTEPESPQRPARVRADHAPAPASLSFHDVVFRYPGDGPVVHHGISFEIPAAGMTAFVGPSGAGKSTVFSLIERFYEPQSGTVRMDGRDIHELDLGELRAAIGYVEQDAPVLAGTIRDNLCIGMPHVEDDEVRRVVEQARLGELVARLPHGVDTEVGHRGTKLSGGERQRVAVARALLRRPRLLLLDEVTSQLDARNENALREVITGITAETTVVVVAHRLSTVSMADRIVVMDGGRIRAIGTHEELLSEDALYRELAATQMLLPVSELEASAARIGDTLGERP, from the coding sequence ATGCTGGGTACGGCGCCTGACACCGCGCGAAACACCGACCCGCCGGACGAGCGGGAGCCCGAGGAGCGGGCCGAGTCCGGCCGTCCGGCGATTCTGCGCCCCGACGCGTGGCGGGACATGCTCCGCTATCTGCGGCCGCAGCGCCGGCGCATCCTGCTCGGCGGCGGTCTGTCGCTGCTCGGCGGCTTCTCGGGCCTGATCCAGCCCGTCATCGCCAAGTCCGTCGTGGAGAACCTGGAGTCGAGCGCCCCGGTCATGGGCGCGCTGATCGCGCTGACGGCCCTCGTGCTCGTGTCGGCTGTGGTCGGTGCGATCGGCACGTTCATCCTGATGCGGGTCTCCGAGTCGGTCGTCCTCAGCACCCGTCGCGAGGTGATCCGGCGGGTGCTGTGGCTGCGGATCTCCGAGACGGACAAGATCCCACCGGGCGACCTGATGTCGCGGGCCACCGCCGACACCACGCTGATGCGCAGCGCCGTCACCACCGCGATCGTGGAGACCGTCAACGGCTCGGTGATGCTCGTCGCGATCCTCGTCCTGATGGGCCTGATGGACTGGGTGCTGCTGCTCACCACGCTGGCCGTGGTGCTGCTCGGCGGCATCCTCGTCGCCACGGGCCTGCCGCAGCTGGAGAGCGCCGCGCGCCGCGCCCAGGAGGGCGTGGCCGAGCTGAGCACGGCCCTGGAGCGGGCGCTCGGCACCTTCCGCACCATCAAGGCGTCCGGCGCGGAGAACAGCGAGGCCGAGATCGCCGAGCGCGGCGCGCGCCGGGCCTGGCGGCACAGCCTGAAGGTGGCGCGGCTCGACTCCCTCGTCGGTGCCTTCATCACCGTGACGATCCAGGTGGCGTTCCTCGCCGTCCTCGGCGTCGGCGGCGCCCGGGTGGCGTCCGGCGCGATGAGCCTGGGCAGTCTGATCGCCTTCCTGCTCTATCTCTTCTACCTGGTGCCGCCGCTGGGCGCCCTGGTCACGGCGATGATCCGGTTCAACGTGGTGGCCGCGGCGATGTCCCGCGTCAGCGAGCTGCTGCGCCTGCGCACCGAGCCGGAGAGCCCGCAGCGCCCGGCCAGGGTGCGCGCGGACCACGCGCCCGCACCCGCGTCGCTCTCGTTCCACGACGTCGTCTTCCGCTACCCCGGCGACGGGCCGGTGGTGCACCACGGCATCAGCTTCGAGATCCCCGCGGCCGGGATGACCGCGTTCGTGGGCCCCTCCGGCGCGGGCAAGTCCACGGTGTTCTCCCTGATCGAGCGGTTCTACGAGCCGCAGAGCGGCACGGTCCGGATGGACGGCAGGGACATCCACGAACTCGACCTCGGCGAACTGCGCGCCGCCATCGGCTACGTCGAGCAGGACGCCCCCGTGCTCGCCGGGACGATCCGCGACAACCTGTGCATCGGGATGCCCCACGTCGAGGATGACGAGGTGCGCCGTGTCGTCGAGCAGGCACGCCTCGGCGAGCTCGTGGCACGCCTCCCGCACGGCGTCGACACCGAGGTCGGCCACCGCGGCACCAAGCTGTCCGGCGGTGAGCGCCAGCGGGTCGCCGTGGCCCGCGCGCTGCTGCGCCGGCCGCGACTGCTGCTGCTCGACGAGGTCACCTCGCAGCTCGACGCCCGCAACGAGAACGCCCTGCGGGAGGTCATCACCGGCATCACGGCCGAGACCACCGTCGTGGTGGTCGCGCACCGCCTGTCCACCGTGAGCATGGCCGACCGGATCGTCGTGATGGACGGCGGCCGCATCCGCGCCATCGGCACCCACGAGGAACTCCTGAGCGAGGACGCGCTGTACCGCGAGCTCGCCGCCACGCAGATGCTGCTGCCCGTCAGCGAGCTCGAAGCGTCCGCCGCCCGCATCGGCGACACCCTGGGAGAGCGCCCATGA
- a CDS encoding aromatic amino acid ammonia-lyase: MITDVAESPKERLADIVRQARPDARVRPCSPLEAERMRAGVDRLARALADQEQVYGVTRGFGPLVEYAAAASDTDQGSGLIAHLGSGQGRPLSPEVCRLVLWIRLNSMRLGHSAVSPEFWDQVAELWNQGFTPVIPRDGTVSASGDLQPLAHAALALAGEGEAWLRDGSGDWRVRPSAEALAALGARPVTWRARQALSFVNGTSVSLAVTLLNHREVLRLARAVAALTARAVTLLGASPQAYHPGVGHARGQAGQLVAARWIREDLPPDHRRDPARPLQEPYSLRCAPQVIGAVVDQLSVLEDILVREAVGCTDNPVYYEGEFLHAGNFHAMPVGLASDQIGLCLQQIAFLAERQLALLCLPETNGGKPPMLTPVPGRGSGLAGVQLSATSFVARIRQLVYPAGLTALPSNGLNQDHVPMALNGANAVSDAVEQAWLVVGSLAVAVTQYAALTGRSDDSPGVWAELARVSPALAADRPLAPEVRDARDILARLATELIEREEESADAGYGA; this comes from the coding sequence ATGATCACAGACGTAGCCGAGTCGCCCAAGGAACGCCTCGCGGACATCGTGCGCCAGGCCCGCCCCGACGCCCGGGTGCGCCCGTGCAGCCCGCTGGAGGCGGAGCGCATGCGGGCCGGCGTCGACCGGCTCGCCCGGGCCCTCGCCGACCAGGAGCAGGTGTACGGGGTCACGCGGGGCTTCGGGCCGCTGGTCGAGTACGCGGCCGCCGCGTCCGACACCGACCAGGGCAGCGGACTCATCGCCCACCTCGGCAGCGGGCAGGGGCGGCCGCTGTCCCCGGAGGTCTGCCGTCTGGTGCTGTGGATCCGGCTCAACAGCATGCGGCTCGGCCACTCGGCCGTCTCGCCCGAATTCTGGGACCAGGTGGCCGAGTTGTGGAACCAGGGCTTCACGCCGGTGATCCCGCGCGACGGCACGGTCAGTGCGAGCGGCGACCTGCAGCCCCTCGCGCACGCGGCGCTGGCCCTGGCCGGCGAGGGCGAGGCGTGGCTGCGGGACGGCTCCGGGGACTGGCGGGTGCGGCCGTCGGCGGAAGCCCTGGCCGCGCTCGGGGCGCGCCCGGTGACCTGGCGGGCCCGGCAGGCCCTGTCGTTCGTCAACGGCACCAGCGTGAGCCTCGCCGTCACGCTGCTCAACCACCGGGAGGTGCTGCGGCTGGCCCGCGCGGTCGCCGCGCTCACCGCGCGTGCGGTGACGCTGCTCGGCGCGAGCCCGCAGGCCTACCACCCCGGAGTCGGCCATGCGCGCGGTCAGGCGGGGCAGTTGGTGGCCGCCCGGTGGATCAGGGAGGACCTGCCGCCGGACCACCGCCGCGATCCGGCGCGCCCGCTGCAGGAGCCGTACAGCCTGCGCTGCGCGCCGCAGGTGATCGGCGCGGTCGTCGACCAGCTGTCCGTCCTCGAGGACATCCTGGTCCGCGAGGCGGTGGGCTGTACGGACAACCCGGTCTACTACGAGGGCGAGTTCCTGCACGCGGGCAACTTCCACGCGATGCCGGTGGGCCTCGCGTCCGACCAGATCGGCCTGTGCCTGCAGCAGATCGCGTTCCTCGCCGAGCGCCAACTGGCCCTGCTGTGCCTGCCGGAGACCAACGGCGGCAAGCCGCCCATGCTCACGCCGGTGCCGGGACGGGGCAGCGGTCTCGCCGGGGTGCAGCTGAGCGCGACCTCGTTCGTCGCCCGCATCCGCCAGCTGGTCTACCCCGCCGGCCTGACGGCGCTGCCCAGCAACGGCCTCAACCAGGACCATGTGCCGATGGCTCTCAACGGCGCGAACGCCGTGAGCGACGCCGTCGAACAGGCGTGGCTGGTCGTGGGCTCGCTCGCGGTCGCGGTGACGCAGTACGCGGCGCTGACCGGGCGGAGCGACGACTCCCCGGGCGTCTGGGCCGAACTGGCCCGTGTCTCACCCGCGTTGGCGGCCGACCGGCCGCTGGCGCCCGAGGTGCGCGACGCCCGCGACATCCTCGCGCGCCTCGCCACGGAGCTCATCGAACGCGAGGAGGAGAGCGCAGATGCTGGGTACGGCGCCTGA